A genomic region of Persephonella marina EX-H1 contains the following coding sequences:
- the atpH gene encoding ATP synthase F1 subunit delta: MKIDKKSLKRIVKVLLNKVPKEEAALIKVSDDLTLIQEIYRKDKDFRNFILNPSAPYEDKKKIIDSLSEKAGLDPVVKEALEYIVKTNKGNLLKIIGDEFRFEVEKFFATVKGEIITAYPIDEETINSVKEVVEKKLGKKVEFDIKQDPSIIGGIIVKAGSYILDSSLKTYLQKLEQQLTAF, encoded by the coding sequence TTGAAGATAGACAAGAAGAGCTTAAAAAGGATTGTTAAGGTTCTTTTAAACAAAGTTCCAAAGGAAGAGGCTGCATTAATAAAAGTTTCTGATGATCTTACACTTATTCAGGAGATATACAGAAAAGATAAAGATTTCAGGAATTTCATACTTAACCCTTCAGCTCCGTATGAGGATAAAAAGAAGATAATAGATTCTCTTTCCGAAAAGGCGGGACTTGATCCTGTTGTGAAAGAGGCTCTGGAATACATAGTAAAAACGAACAAAGGAAATCTACTGAAGATTATAGGTGATGAGTTCAGATTTGAGGTTGAGAAGTTCTTTGCAACTGTGAAAGGAGAGATAATAACAGCCTATCCTATTGATGAGGAAACAATAAACAGCGTGAAAGAGGTTGTTGAGAAGAAGCTCGGTAAAAAGGTTGAGTTTGATATAAAGCAAGATCCATCAATCATAGGTGGAATAATTGTTAAAGCTGGAAGTTATATACTTGATTCATCTTTAAAAACTTATCTTCAAAAGTTAGAACAGCAGTTAACAGCCTTTTAA